A portion of the Corynebacterium heidelbergense genome contains these proteins:
- a CDS encoding ParA family protein, translating into MSQNEWDETPIARAARQAARMSNPANLKLPKPERCRKITIANQKGGVGKTTSTVNLAWALGLHGLKTLVIDLDPQGNASTALGAEHRMGTPSSYEVLIGDIGAAEAMQWCETNPNVCCIPATIDLAGAEIELVSMVKREYRLAQALNDDFLAEQGFDYVFVDCPPSLGLLTINAMTTVDEVLLPIQCEYYALEGVGQLLSNISMIRENLNPNLHVGAVLLTMYDGRTKLSEQVVEEVRRHFGSVVLVNRIPRSVKVSEAPGYGQTVLEYDAGSRGALAYFDAAIELAKRGDYLPTAESAPIGVAPELHS; encoded by the coding sequence ATGAGTCAGAACGAGTGGGACGAGACGCCGATAGCCCGGGCAGCGCGTCAAGCAGCCCGCATGTCGAACCCCGCGAACCTGAAGCTTCCGAAGCCCGAGCGGTGCCGAAAGATTACGATCGCCAACCAAAAGGGGGGCGTGGGGAAAACGACGTCCACGGTGAACCTGGCGTGGGCCCTTGGTTTGCATGGTCTCAAGACCCTGGTCATCGACCTGGATCCGCAAGGGAACGCGTCTACGGCGCTCGGAGCTGAGCATCGTATGGGTACCCCCAGTAGCTATGAGGTGCTTATCGGAGACATCGGCGCCGCCGAAGCGATGCAGTGGTGCGAAACAAACCCCAATGTGTGCTGCATTCCGGCGACGATTGACCTGGCCGGAGCGGAGATCGAGCTCGTCAGCATGGTGAAGCGGGAGTACCGACTGGCACAAGCGCTCAACGACGATTTCCTTGCCGAGCAGGGATTTGATTACGTCTTTGTGGACTGCCCTCCATCGCTCGGGCTGCTCACGATCAATGCCATGACCACCGTGGACGAGGTCCTGCTGCCGATCCAGTGCGAGTATTACGCCTTGGAGGGGGTGGGCCAACTACTGAGCAACATCAGCATGATCCGCGAGAACCTCAACCCCAACCTGCACGTCGGGGCCGTTTTGCTCACGATGTACGACGGGCGCACCAAACTATCCGAGCAGGTGGTGGAGGAGGTCCGCCGGCATTTCGGGTCGGTAGTGCTGGTCAATCGGATTCCCCGTTCAGTGAAGGTATCTGAGGCTCCCGGATATGGTCAGACAGTGTTGGAATACGACGCCGGATCCCGGGGCGCCCTAGCCTACTTCGACGCAGCGATCGAACTGGCCAAACGCGGAGACTATCTTCCCACCGCCGAAAGCGCCCCCATCGGGGTGGCTCCCGAACTCCATTCCTGA
- a CDS encoding ParB/RepB/Spo0J family partition protein: MAETSTNNDKSGLPSTEAVKSAKKRGGLGRGLASLIPTGPARPSLGAGAADVILGKGTGGGNQSAQGGAARRVGEGGTRKGATPQGARRGSLTDYPDATGGEGCAATKRSVNEGELGTHTRGGTSPANTGSSGQYREPAGGAGNSAQNRAPAGGVEKSGRETADSAGTGDIGATYQELPLDSIAANAKQPRTVFDEEALQELVHSIREFGLMQPIVVRPASTGDKPFELIMGERRLRAASEAGLETIPAIVRETEDSAMLRDALLENIHRVQLNPLEEAAAYQQLLEEFGVTQAQLAERIGRSRPLITNMIRLLQLPVSVQRRVGAGVLSSGHARALLGVKVGPEAQEALATRIVAEGLSVRATEEAVALLNRGDSQRAGSKTPPPPRPLPERVETWVHDVQEALDTKVKVQMGRKRGKIVVEFAGPEDFDRIVELLRVDSEG, encoded by the coding sequence ATGGCTGAGACATCAACCAACAACGACAAGTCGGGGCTGCCCTCCACAGAGGCAGTCAAGTCCGCCAAGAAGCGAGGTGGACTCGGCCGGGGCTTGGCATCCTTGATCCCGACCGGTCCGGCGCGTCCTAGCTTGGGGGCCGGGGCGGCGGACGTCATCTTGGGCAAAGGCACTGGCGGGGGAAATCAGTCGGCACAGGGTGGCGCTGCGCGTCGGGTCGGAGAGGGCGGTACCCGCAAGGGGGCAACGCCACAAGGTGCGCGGCGGGGCTCGCTGACGGATTACCCCGACGCCACTGGGGGTGAGGGGTGCGCTGCGACCAAACGGAGCGTGAACGAGGGCGAACTGGGCACGCATACCCGTGGAGGAACCTCCCCTGCCAATACTGGGAGTTCGGGACAGTATCGTGAGCCTGCTGGTGGCGCCGGGAATTCGGCACAGAATCGTGCACCTGCTGGTGGCGTGGAAAAATCGGGTCGCGAGACGGCTGATTCGGCCGGGACAGGCGACATCGGGGCAACCTATCAGGAGCTCCCCTTAGACAGTATTGCCGCTAACGCCAAACAGCCGAGGACGGTGTTTGACGAAGAGGCGCTGCAGGAGCTCGTGCACTCGATCCGCGAATTCGGGCTCATGCAGCCGATCGTCGTGCGGCCCGCCTCAACCGGAGACAAGCCTTTCGAGCTCATCATGGGCGAGCGCCGCCTGCGCGCAGCCTCGGAAGCGGGGCTGGAGACCATCCCGGCCATCGTTCGTGAGACCGAGGACTCCGCCATGTTGCGGGATGCGCTGCTGGAGAATATTCACCGAGTCCAGCTCAATCCTCTGGAAGAGGCGGCTGCCTACCAGCAGCTTCTGGAAGAGTTTGGCGTCACGCAGGCCCAGTTGGCCGAGCGGATCGGACGTTCCCGGCCCCTCATCACCAACATGATCCGGTTGCTGCAGCTTCCCGTATCGGTACAACGACGTGTAGGAGCCGGTGTGCTCTCCAGCGGGCACGCTAGGGCTTTGCTCGGAGTGAAGGTCGGACCAGAGGCGCAGGAAGCACTGGCCACTCGGATCGTGGCCGAGGGGTTGAGCGTTCGCGCTACGGAGGAGGCGGTCGCGCTACTCAATCGAGGGGATTCGCAGCGGGCAGGGTCGAAAACGCCCCCACCCCCGCGGCCGCTCCCCGAGCGGGTGGAAACCTGGGTGCACGATGTCCAGGAAGCACTGGATACCAAGGTCAAGGTGCAGATGGGACGGAAGCGCGGCAAGATTGTCGTGGAGTTTGCCGGCCCCGAGGATTTCGACCGCATCGTGGAACTGCTTCGTGTAGACAGCGAGGGCTGA
- the rsmG gene encoding 16S rRNA (guanine(527)-N(7))-methyltransferase RsmG, protein MTSEPEELGAVPEIAATVLGERLPLAARYAELLATAGVERGLIGPRETPRLWDRHILNSAVLGEAIEQGARVVDVGSGAGLPGIPLAIARPDLEVQLVEPLLRRCTFLGEVLEELSLPAVVVRGRAEEGHVRKECGGADVVTSRAVAPLHKLMRWSLPLCRVGGAVKALKGASAAEEVERDAAGVRKLGGGSLRVETIGRAVLSEPTYVVTVERRR, encoded by the coding sequence GTGACTAGCGAACCCGAGGAGTTAGGCGCTGTTCCGGAGATTGCTGCGACGGTGTTGGGCGAACGTCTCCCCCTAGCGGCACGGTACGCGGAACTCCTTGCGACGGCGGGGGTGGAGAGAGGCCTCATTGGTCCGCGCGAGACCCCTCGGCTATGGGATCGGCACATCCTTAATAGCGCGGTTCTCGGTGAGGCCATCGAGCAGGGGGCACGGGTGGTGGATGTCGGATCCGGAGCGGGCCTGCCAGGGATACCTCTCGCCATCGCCCGGCCGGACCTAGAGGTGCAGCTTGTGGAGCCTCTCCTGAGGCGGTGCACCTTCCTCGGGGAGGTACTGGAGGAGCTCAGCTTGCCAGCGGTGGTAGTCAGAGGCCGCGCCGAGGAAGGGCACGTTCGCAAAGAGTGCGGTGGCGCGGATGTGGTGACGAGTCGCGCGGTGGCACCACTCCACAAGCTCATGAGGTGGTCGCTGCCGCTGTGCCGCGTCGGTGGTGCTGTGAAGGCGCTCAAGGGGGCAAGCGCCGCCGAGGAGGTGGAGCGCGACGCGGCAGGCGTCCGCAAGCTCGGCGGGGGCTCGCTGAGGGTGGAGACTATCGGAAGGGCTGTACTCAGCGAGCCAACCTACGTAGTTACCGTCGAACGGCGTCGCTGA